CGGCAGCACGCCGAAATCCGTCTGGCCGGCGAGAACGCTCTCGAACAGCGCCGCAAACGAGGGCGTTGGCACCGGCTCGACACCCTCGCCGAAGTAACCGAGCGTGGCGATCTCGCTGTTGGCGCCCGGCACGCCCTGGTAGGCCACCCGTGTCGTCATCAACGGCTCGTCGCAGAAAATCGCTGCACGCCCGCCGCCACCTTTCGGTGCGACGGGGCCAACGCAACCTATGGTAGCATGGCCGCCGCGCGGTATTCTGTATGACGGGTCCGCGCACACGCGGCGCCGTTTCCCTGGCCTCCTTTCGCCATGTCCCCATCTCTCGTAACCACGCCGGAGCAGCAGATGAACGACTCGGATATTCGCACCTACCCGCTATCGCTGACCGAGGAGGCGAACGGTATCACCGTCAGCATCCCCTGGGCGCAACGCCAGGCGAACGGGGCGGTGATCGTGCGGGTGCACGCGCAGGCGCCGCGCCACACCGCCGGCGAGCTGCTGCTCAACGAGTCCGACCTGATCGCGCTCGACCCCGACGAGCGGCCGCTGCGCACGCAGGTGCGGCGCTTCTGGGGCTACTCCACGCTTGAGGAAGTGACGCCCGCGCACATGCAGACCGCTCGCTTCGACGTCGGCTTCCGCCTCGACCTGGCGAGCAGCGGCGGCCACTGCGGCCTCTCCATCGCGCTGCTGCGCAGTTTCCGCCCCGGCGAAGGGCCGCGGGCCGTCGGAGGACCGTGGGCGTTCCGCTTCCGCGTGGCCGACGACGCCGAAGTAGCCGCCGCCGCCCAGGCCGAAGGCGCCCGCATCGAGGCGGCCCGCCTGGAAGCCGCCCGCGCCGAGGCCGCGCGGCAGGAGTCGGGTCGCCTTGACGCTGAGCGCCGCGAGGCGACCCGTCAGGAGCGGGCGCGGATCGAGGCGGCGCGGGCCGAGCGCCTGGCGTCGCTGCGCGGGGAAGCCGAGGCGGTACCCGCTGAAGCGGCGGCGCGCTTCCCGCGTCCGCCCGACGACCGCTACGAGGCGAACGGCGGTCGCCGGCCGGGCCGCTTCCTGCGACCTGAGCAGGTGGCGGGCACGGAAGAGGAAGCACCCACCTACGACGAGCCGCCGCAGCCGCCGGCCGCGACGGTGAGCGAAGCGGCCGAGTTCGCGCCGCAGATCGTGGAGGCGGCGGTGATGGGCGCCGAGCCTGAGCTGCCGCGCCGCCCCAGCCGCCGCGGCCGCGCAGCGCGTCCCGCCAGTGGCGGAGACGAATCGGCCGAGGGAGCGCCGGCGCCCGCGCGGCGGGCGCCGCGGCGCCGGGGCTCCGGCTCACAGCCCGCCGAACCCGTTGAATAGCCGGCTTTAGCCCGCCGCGGAATCGAGCGGCAGCCGCACGGTGAAGGTTGCGCCGGCGCCGGGCGTGCTCTGCACGTCGATCTGGCCGCCGTGCGCCTGCACCAGGCCGCGTGCGATCGCCAGGCCCAGGCCGGCGCCGCCGCCGGCCCGCGAGCGCGACTTGTCGCCGCGGTAGAAGCGCTCAAACACGTGCGGCAGGTCCTCCGCGGCGATCCCTTCGCCGCTGTCCGCCACGACGATCGCGAGCGTGGCCGCATCCGCCGCCGCGCCCAGGCGCACGCTGCCGCCGGCGGGGGTGTGGCGCACGGCGTTGGCCAGCAGGTTGCCGAGCACGCGGTGCAGTTTCTGCATGTCGACGCTGATCGGCGGCAGCGCCTCGGAGAACTCGGAGCAGAGCCGCACGCCGGCACGTTCGGCCTCGGCGCGCATGGCCTCGGCCGTCTCCGTGATCAGGTCGCCGATGTCGGCCCGCTCGCGGCGCAAGCCGACGACGCCGGCCTCGATCTGGCTCAGCTCGAACAGGTCGTCGATCAGCCCGCTGAGCCGCGCGACCTCGCCCTGCATCGCGTGGTGATAGCGCTCGATCGTCTCCGCGTCGTCCACGACGCCGTCCTCGATCGCCTCCAGCATCACGCGGATGGCGGAGAGCGGCGTGCGCAGGTCGTGGGAGACAGCGGCCAGCAGATGCCGCCTCGCGGTCTCCATCTCCAGGCGCAAGCGCTCGGCCTGCGCGAGCTGGCCGGCCATCTGGTTGAAGGCCTCACCCAGCGCCCCGATCTCATCGGCGGTGCGCACGGGCACGCGCACGCCTAACTCGCCGCCGGCCATGCGCTGCACGGCATCGGTGAGCCGCGCCAGGCCGGAGGTGATCGAGCCGGCCAGCGCCGAGGAGGCAGCCACGGCCAGCACGGCCGCGTAGCCCAGCAGCACGGCGAGCACGATCGAGTCTTTATGGGAGATGAACATCATCGAGGCGGTGAACCAGACGTTCACCGAGACGACCACGATCGCCAGAGCGCCGGGGATCAGCAGGCGCGCAGCCAGGCCGATGCGCGGCGTCTGCTCGGCGAGGCGTACCAGCACGATCGCCAGCGCCAGCGAGCCCAGCCCCGAGGCCGCCATTGTCAGCGCCAGCAGGAGCACGTCGTGGCCCTCGCCGCCCGCGCGCGCCGCGATCGCCAGGCCGGCAAGCAGCAGACCGAGCCCGCCGGTCGCCGCCGCGGCCAGCCCCGCCCGCGGCAGCACGCCGTGCGCCGCCCCGAGCAGCCGCAGCGCGCGGTCGCTACGCCTCAAACTTGTAGCCAATGCCCCACACCGTCTTCACGTAGGCCGGCCGCGCCGGGTCCGTCTCGATCTTGCTGCGCAGCCGGCGCACGTGAACCGTCACCGTGTTGGCGTCGCCGAAGTACTCGTAGTCCCAGACCTTGTTGAGCAGCTCCTCGCGGGTGAAGGCCCTGCCCACCGAGCCGGCGAGGAAATGCAGCAGGTCGAACTCTTTCGCCGTCAGCTCCACGCGCTGGCCGCGCAGCCAGACCACCCGCCCCGGAACGTCGATCGCCAGCTCGCCGAAGTCCAGCCGCTCGCCGTCCGGGCGCTGCACCGACGCGGCGCGGCGCAGCACGGCCTTGACGCGGGCGACCAGCTCGCGCGGGCTGAACGGCTTGGGAATGTAGTCGTCCGCGCCCAGCTCAAGGCCGATGATCCGGTCCAGCTCCTCGCCTTTGGCCGTGAGCATGATCACCGGCACCTGCGAGCGCGCCCGCAGCTTGCGGCAGACCTCCAGGC
This genomic window from Dehalococcoidia bacterium contains:
- a CDS encoding ATP-binding protein gives rise to the protein MATSLRRSDRALRLLGAAHGVLPRAGLAAAATGGLGLLLAGLAIAARAGGEGHDVLLLALTMAASGLGSLALAIVLVRLAEQTPRIGLAARLLIPGALAIVVVSVNVWFTASMMFISHKDSIVLAVLLGYAAVLAVAASSALAGSITSGLARLTDAVQRMAGGELGVRVPVRTADEIGALGEAFNQMAGQLAQAERLRLEMETARRHLLAAVSHDLRTPLSAIRVMLEAIEDGVVDDAETIERYHHAMQGEVARLSGLIDDLFELSQIEAGVVGLRRERADIGDLITETAEAMRAEAERAGVRLCSEFSEALPPISVDMQKLHRVLGNLLANAVRHTPAGGSVRLGAAADAATLAIVVADSGEGIAAEDLPHVFERFYRGDKSRSRAGGGAGLGLAIARGLVQAHGGQIDVQSTPGAGATFTVRLPLDSAAG
- a CDS encoding response regulator transcription factor, with the protein product MTQTVLVVDDEAMVTEVVGKYLRREGYEVVCVGDGDAALAAAQQHRPDLVVLDLMLPRVDGLEVCRKLRARSQVPVIMLTAKGEELDRIIGLELGADDYIPKPFSPRELVARVKAVLRRAASVQRPDGERLDFGELAIDVPGRVVWLRGQRVELTAKEFDLLHFLAGSVGRAFTREELLNKVWDYEYFGDANTVTVHVRRLRSKIETDPARPAYVKTVWGIGYKFEA